A window of the Labrus mixtus chromosome 8, fLabMix1.1, whole genome shotgun sequence genome harbors these coding sequences:
- the ptmab gene encoding prothymosin alpha-B: MADTKVDSGKDISAKELKEKKLQEEKENGKDAATNGKENEENGEPEVDDEDDDEVDEEDEEDEGEGDEEDEEDDDDEIEGGTKRAAEDDDDDDEDDVETKKQKTDEDD; the protein is encoded by the exons atggccgACACAAAAGTTGACTCCGGAAAGGATATCTCTGCAAAG gaactgaaagagaagaagctccaggaggagaaggagaacgGCAAAGATGCTGCCACCAACGGAAAG gAGAACGAGGAGAACGGCGAGCCCGAGGTAGACGATGAAGACGACGATGAAgtggacgaggaggacgaggaagacgAGGGAGAAG GCgatgaggaagacgaggaggacgacgacgacgagATCGAGGGCGGCACAAAACGGGCGGCTGAggacgacgacgatgacgacgag GACGACGTCGAAACCAAGAAGCAGAAAACCGACGAAGACGATTGA